Sequence from the Sphingomicrobium clamense genome:
TCCCGATGCCGCCGGGAAAAATCGTCGAGAGCGAGAGCCTGTATGACGGCGACCCGATGCCGCGACCGTTCGTGCTCAAGCCCGTCGACGAAGGGTCGTCGGTGGGTGTCGCAATTGTGACCGAAGAGAGCAATTACGGGTCGCCCATCGCGCGTGATGCGAAGGGGCCGTGGCAGGATTTCGATCGACTGCTCGCCGAGGAATTTATTGCCGGGCACGAGCTGACGGTGGCGGTGCTGGGCGACGAGGCGCTTGAGGTGACCGAGCTAAAGATCGAGAGCGGCTGGTACGACTACGAGCATAAATATACGGACGGGCAGACGGTCCACGAATGTCCCGCCGACGTGCCCCCCGAGATTGCCGAGGCGATGAAGAACTATGCGCTCGAGGCGCATCGCGTGCTCGGCTGCAAGGGCTGTTCGCGCTCCGACTTCCGTTGGGATGACACGCGCGGGCTGAACGGGCTCTTCCTGCTCGAAACCAATACGCAGCCCGGCATGACGCCGCTCAGCCTCGTGCCCGAACAGGCCAAGGCGCGCGGCATTTCCTATGGCGAATTGTGCGAGCGGCTGATCGAGGAGGCGCTGGCCCGGTGAGCGCCAAGCACGTCAAACGCGCCGCGCCCAAGCGCAAGGCGGCCAAGCCCAGGGGCAAGACCAAGGCGGCGACCAAGAAGGTTGCCAAGGCGGTCGGCACCAGCCAGGCCAACGCCGACCGCGTGGCACGCGGGGCGTTAGTCGCGCTGGTTGCGGTGGTCGTGATCGCGGTGCTGTTCGCCATGGGCGTGCCGGCGCAGGCGGGACGCGCGGCGGGCGAAGCGATCGGCGACATGGGGTTCAGGGTCGACCGGGTCGATGTGGTCGGGATCGAACAGATGGATTCGGCGCCCGTCTATGCACTTGCGTTCAGGACACGCGACCGCAATCCCGCGCTGCCGCTGGTCGATGTCGACGGGATCCGCGAACAATTGTTGAGCGAGGGATGGGTCAAGGATGCGCGCGTGTCGCGCCGCTATCCCGACACGCTGGTGATCGACATCGTGGAGCGCACGCCCGCGGCATTGTGGCAGGGGCAGCGCAGCCTGTTCCTGATCGACGAGGAAGGCGTGCTGCTCGACCGCGTGCCGATCGCCGAGATGCCCGACCTGCCGCTGCTGATGGGCGAGGGGGCCAACCGCCAATATCCCGCGCTGCGTCGCCTGCTCGACGAAGAGCCGGGGTTGAACGCGCAATTGGCCTCGGCGCGATGGGTCGGCGGACGACGTTGGGACTTGAATGTCCAGACGGGCGAGATATTGGCGCTGCCCGAGGGCGAGGCCCAGGCCGCCGACGCCCTCGAAAAATTCATGCGCCAGGACCGCGCGACCCCGCTGCTGGGGATCGGGGTCGAGCGCTACGACTTGAGGATCGATGGACAGATGATCGCCCGCAGCCCAGCTCTCACGCAAGAGGCCGCGCGATAATGGCGGACGATCGCGACCTCATCGCCGCGCTCGACATTGGTTCGTCCAAAGTGTCGGCGCTGATTTGCGAAAAAGACGACGAAGGCAATCTGCGAGTGCTCGGCACGGGGCAGCGCGAAAGCCGCGGGGTCAAGCGCGGCGCGATCGTCGACATGGACCTGTCCGAAGTCGCGGTGCGCGAGGCGGTCGACCTCGCCGAACGCATGAGCGGGGTCACGATCGACGACGTCTGGGCGAGCTTTGCTGCAGGCGGGCTGACCAGCGACCTGGTCGAGGTCGATGTCGAACTGGGCGGGCATCCGGTCGAACAAGGCGATATCGAACGACTGTTGGCGGCGGGGCGCGAGGCGACCGACCGCGAGGATCAGGTCACGCTTCACGCGCATCCCGCGCTTTACACGATCGATGGGGTGCAGGGGGTCAAGAACCCGCTCGGCCTCCACGCCGACCGGCTGGGCGTCGATATTCACGTCATCGCTGCCGACGAAGCGCCGCTTAAGAATGTCGATTTCGCGATCCGCTCGGCGCATCTGGGCGTCGGCGCGATCATCGCGGCGCCGGCCGCGAGCGCTCATGCCTGTCTCAGCGAGGACGAGCGCGATCTTGGCGTGGCGCTGGTCGAGCTGGGCGCGGATATCACCAATGTGTCGCTCCATGCGGGCGGGATGCTGGTCGGGCTGCACACCATCCCGATCGGTGCGCGCGACGTGAGCGAGGATATCGCGATGGCGTTCGGCGTGCCGCGCCGCGATGCCGAGCGGATGAAATGCTACTACGGCAGCGCGATGCAGTCGCCGCGCGACAATGCCGAGATGATCGACGCGCTGGTCGGCGAGGGGCAGGAGCCCGTTCGCATCACCCGCGCGCAGCTGGTCAACGTCATCCGCCAGCGGATCGAGGAAATTTCGGGGCTGGTCGATGGGGCGCTCAAGGACATGGGCTTTTCGGGGCCGGTCGGACGGCAGGTGGTCATCACCGGCGGCGGCGCGGACCTCAAGAACATGGCCGATTACATGCAGGGCGTGCTCGGACGGAACGTGCGGGTCGGTCGGCCCAAGGGGCTTCCGGGCCTGCCCGAGGCGATGCAGGGGCCCGGCTTCTCGACGCTGGTCGGGCTGGCGCGGCTTGCCGCGCGCGACCGCAGCGACGTGCGCGACCTGGCGCTCGGTGCGCTCGAGGAACAGCGCAAAGGCGGGCTTTTGGCGCGGCTGGTGAGAGTACTTCGCCAGGGCAGCTGAATCGGGACGGAACCGTTCCGATGTGTGCCATAATGAATCACTGATTCACTTTTTTGGACTCGTTAACATTTTTTGCTTTGTCCGCGAGTCGCGATGTGTCAGAATCAGCCTAGTTTGAAGCAGTTGTGAGGGAATGGGGGATCTTATGAGCATTGACCTGATGC
This genomic interval carries:
- a CDS encoding D-alanine--D-alanine ligase translates to MSVDKDIHIVVLMGGWSAERDVSLSSGEGVVKALRERGFSNVTPVDMDRKVATVLTGLRPDVVFNALHGTPGEDGSVQGMLDLMDIPYTHSGVTTSAVAIDKQLTKAVLEPHGIPMPPGKIVESESLYDGDPMPRPFVLKPVDEGSSVGVAIVTEESNYGSPIARDAKGPWQDFDRLLAEEFIAGHELTVAVLGDEALEVTELKIESGWYDYEHKYTDGQTVHECPADVPPEIAEAMKNYALEAHRVLGCKGCSRSDFRWDDTRGLNGLFLLETNTQPGMTPLSLVPEQAKARGISYGELCERLIEEALAR
- a CDS encoding cell division protein FtsQ/DivIB encodes the protein MSAKHVKRAAPKRKAAKPRGKTKAATKKVAKAVGTSQANADRVARGALVALVAVVVIAVLFAMGVPAQAGRAAGEAIGDMGFRVDRVDVVGIEQMDSAPVYALAFRTRDRNPALPLVDVDGIREQLLSEGWVKDARVSRRYPDTLVIDIVERTPAALWQGQRSLFLIDEEGVLLDRVPIAEMPDLPLLMGEGANRQYPALRRLLDEEPGLNAQLASARWVGGRRWDLNVQTGEILALPEGEAQAADALEKFMRQDRATPLLGIGVERYDLRIDGQMIARSPALTQEAAR
- the ftsA gene encoding cell division protein FtsA; this encodes MADDRDLIAALDIGSSKVSALICEKDDEGNLRVLGTGQRESRGVKRGAIVDMDLSEVAVREAVDLAERMSGVTIDDVWASFAAGGLTSDLVEVDVELGGHPVEQGDIERLLAAGREATDREDQVTLHAHPALYTIDGVQGVKNPLGLHADRLGVDIHVIAADEAPLKNVDFAIRSAHLGVGAIIAAPAASAHACLSEDERDLGVALVELGADITNVSLHAGGMLVGLHTIPIGARDVSEDIAMAFGVPRRDAERMKCYYGSAMQSPRDNAEMIDALVGEGQEPVRITRAQLVNVIRQRIEEISGLVDGALKDMGFSGPVGRQVVITGGGADLKNMADYMQGVLGRNVRVGRPKGLPGLPEAMQGPGFSTLVGLARLAARDRSDVRDLALGALEEQRKGGLLARLVRVLRQGS